The DNA region TTATTAGTCAACTAAATATTATCTGAATCCTATCTATTATCTATTTGTGAACGTTTACTCTCCTTCGGTCTGACCCCGCTTATAGAGCCGGTGTAGAAGCGCTTCAAATTAGGGTGCCTACCGTTGTTAGACCGAATCATAAGCGGAGCTGAACCGGAGAAAAGAAAAACGAATGTTATACCATTTCTCAAAAAGATTTGCGTCTTACAACATCCTCTGACTTAAACAACCTATAGTTCAACCAATCTTCCTTTCATTTCTAATAGAATTAACCAAATGACCTTATTGCTTCATTTAGTGTTGGGAAAATTTCAAAGTTGGCTTGCATTTTGGTCAAATCAAAAGTCCTAGTTGCTTCTGGACTCAAATTTGCCAATTTGAATGCAACTCCCATTTGTTTACATTCGTAAGACAAATTCACAAGCATCCCAAGTCCAGACGAATCTATGAATCGTAATTTTTCTAATACAAACACAATTTTTTTATTGTTCTTCTTTAAAAGTTCCCGACTAAATTTCTTTAACTCAGGAACAGAATACAAGTCTACTTCTTCTTCTAATTCTACCACATCAACTCCAATTACCACTTTATACGTATAAGCCATCTTAATTTATTTCCTCTTTTAATTTCAAAAACCGAATATCTTCTGGTCTAACTTTCAAACATACGTCTAATATTGATTTGGCTCGTTCTTTTCTTCCGAGTCCATGATAAGATTCAATCAGAACTAGTAAGATGCTTGTATTTTTAGCATCTCGTAATCTTAATCTCTCTCCGTAATCAATGGCCTTTTCGTATTGTCCTAATTCTTTAAAGGTCAATGACATATCGTACAAAAAGTTTGTCAATTGCGGATAATCAGAAATTATCTTTTCTCCAAGTTCAGCATATTTATCGAATTTACCAACCTCTTTATAATCCTCTAGTATCTTCAACTCATCATCCAACTTCTTTTGGTCGGTCATCGTTCCTTTGTAATGAATTCGCAGTAACGACAAATCATCCATGAGTTTACCTGTTTTAGCTATATTTTCATATATATTCTCTAAATCACCATCTGCATTTTTTACATGGGCTAAAAATAAATTTTCATCTTGATTAATTATATCATAGTCACTATCGGGTTCTTTACCAATAATAATATCATCTCTTCCATCAGAGCCAAGTATAATAACATCATCTGGTCTAAGAGAAAACACTTCTACGCAGATACTTCCTGTTTGCCCCTGTGTTCCGAGTTTTCGATACTGGTTGGAATTTTGAATAAAACCAGCTACTCCATCTCGATAAAGCACGATGTCGGGATGCTCTGCATTCATAAAATACATCGTACCACTTACTTCGTCAATCAGTCCAAACACTATAGACATAAGCATCGAACCATCAAAACTCTCAAACGCTTTATGCATCTCAATAAATGCATTCTTTAACCATCTCTCAGGATACACGTTCTTACCCGCAGTAGTGGAAATCGTTCTTTGTAGAATCGACTTAAACACAGTGCCTAACACAATTACTCCACCAGCCCCTTGGATGGACTTACCCATTGCGTCCCCGTTTAGGAATACTACATATTTTTTACCTTGTAATTCTATATTTTCGGAAATATTAATATCTCCGCCTAATTCGTATTCATTTCTACGAAATAAAAATATTTTCTTTTGTTTAAGGAAAAATTCTATGCCTACATTCTTGCTAAACGCATTGTTTTGACACAACGGTTCAATGAGAAGTGTATTCAAAAAATAATCCCCGTCTTGTTGTTCTTTGAGTCCCCGAACCTCCACAAGTGCTTGGTTTAAGTCGCGGGTTCTTTCTTCTACTTTTTCTTCAAGGTTAGCATATAACAGGGAGTTTTCCACACTCACTGCTATTTGGGAAGATAGAATTTTAAGTATTTCAACTCTGTCAGGAGTAAACGCATCTGTTGTAAGATTGTTTTCTAGATAGACTACCCCGACTAAATTGCCTTGGTTTATCACCGGATAACACAGAATTGACTGTGGATGTTTTTCTTTTACATAGTTATCGTTTATAAAGATTCCTTTTTTGGTTGCATCATTTAGCAAAACAATACTTTTTGTCCGAATCACATAGTTTACAATATTCGGGGATAATTCTAAATTACCCTCAATTGGTTTGGCTTGTAAAACTGCAACTGTTTCTGTATTTGCATTTCCCTCTGCTTCTATTAAATATTTCTCTTTTTCTTTGATGATAAAAAATCCTCTCTCTGCTCCTGCATTTTCAAAAAGAATTTTCATCATTTTTTCTAAGAGTTTACCTAGTTGGATTTCCCCCGATATTGTTTGGGATGCTTTGACTACTGTGTTTAAGTCTAGGAAGCTACCGGCGGTTACTGTTTTGGTTGTTGTAGTGGAGCTAGAACTAACAGTCATATCATCACTAACTGCACGTATCGCCTGACGTTTCAACTGAGGGTGTTTTTCTTCTAATTGTTTTACTTTTGGCTCACATCCCCATTTCTTGTAAGCATAATGTGCTTCCATTAAATGCATATCGGCATACCGCTCTTTTCCCCGTCCAGTCCATATATCAGCCATAATCTCATTCGCAATCGCTTCTTCTAATGTATATTCATATTGCTTTGCTAAATGGATTGCTCTCTCAAAAGAAGCAAGCGCCTTATCTCTCTTATTCTCTATTTGCTCGATCAAGCCTTGTATAATATGGGATTTATGACCATAATTCGCTTCACAATTTTCTCCCCATTTTTTCATTCGTTTA from Leptospiraceae bacterium includes:
- a CDS encoding STAS domain-containing protein gives rise to the protein MAYTYKVVIGVDVVELEEEVDLYSVPELKKFSRELLKKNNKKIVFVLEKLRFIDSSGLGMLVNLSYECKQMGVAFKLANLSPEATRTFDLTKMQANFEIFPTLNEAIRSFG